In one window of Episyrphus balteatus chromosome 3, idEpiBalt1.1, whole genome shotgun sequence DNA:
- the LOC129917153 gene encoding protein fork head: MQKLYADAPTSASVSMAGGGNSGGGGGTGGGGGGGNSSGGGAVTNPSSNGGTMSPLTPSAYGMNPMGMTVGGMTSVSPQSAATFGSSVLGSAAAASMSSMGAAAAAMNSMANNCMTPSSISYASMGSPLGNMGSCMGGGGMSTMAAMGGYTSMANARDLDAGSPNSSVLQRSRVEKPTTYRRSYTHAKPPYSYISLITMAIQNNPTRMLTLSEIYQFIMDLFPFYRQNQQRWQNSIRHSLSFNDCFVKIPRTPDKPGKGSFWTLHPDSGNMFENGCYLRRQKRFKDEKKEAIRQLHKSPSHSSLDATSPGKKDSHHDDHSHHHQHHNRDHHHHHSKDGSGGGLLGSSHSKDAETLAMLHANAELCLGQQASQHIPPGHHHHHHHQQMQPEEISAMVNRCHPSLISDYHSSMHHLKQEPTGYTPSNHPFSINRLLPTESKADIKMYDMSQYAASYNALSPLTNSHAALGQDSYYQSLGYHGPTGTTSL; the protein is encoded by the coding sequence ATGCAGAAGCTGTATGCGGACGCACCGACTAGCGCTTCTGTCAGCATGGCGGGCGGGGGAAACAGTGGTGGCGGAGGAGGCACGGGAGGCGGAGGTGGTGGGGGGAATAGCAGTGGTGGTGGAGCTGTTACAAATCCCTCTTCAAATGGCGGCACCATGAGTCCTTTGACACCGTCGGCCTACGGAATGAATCCAATGGGTATGACAGTTGGTGGCATGACATCCGTTTCACCACAAAGTGCGGCAACTTTCGGCTCCAGTGTACTTGGATCTGCAGCAGCAGCAAGCATGAGCAGCATGGGTGCAGCTGCGGCAGCCATGAACTCAATGGCAAACAACTGCATGACACCTAGTTCCATAAGTTACGCATCTATGGGTTCGCCGCTTGGCAACATGGGCTCATGTATGGGTGGAGGTGGCATGTCGACTATGGCTGCGATGGGCGGCTACACATCAATGGCAAACGCTAGGGACCTAGATGCAGGGTCCCCGAATTCAAGTGTTTTACAGAGATCCCGGGTTGAAAAGCCCACAACTTATCGAAGGAGTTACACTCATGCTAAGCCTCCGTATTCTTACATCTCGCTCATAACAATGGCAATACAAAACAATCCAACCCGCATGCTAACACTCTCAGAAATTTACCAATTCATTATGGATCTATTTCCATTCTACAGGCAGAATCAACAGCGTTGGCAAAACTCAATTCGCCATTCGTTAAGTTTCAACGACTGCTTTGTGAAAATCCCTCGCACTCCGGATAAGCCCGGTAAGGGATCATTCTGGACGTTACACCCAGATTCTGGCAATATGTTTGAAAATGGCTGCTATTTAAGGCGTCAAAAGCGTTTCAAAGACGAAAAGAAAGAAGCTATTCGACAACTTCACAAAAGCCCTTCGCACAGCAGTCTAGATGCTACAAGTCCCGGTAAGAAAGACAGCCATCACGATGATCATtcccatcatcatcagcatcataATCGAGACCACCATCACCATCATAGTAAAGACGGTTCAGGTGGAGGTCTTCTAGGATCCTCACATAGCAAGGATGCCGAAACCCTAGCAATGCTACATGCCAACGCCGAATTGTGTCTAGGACAGCAAGCGTCACAGCATATTCCACCCGGCCATCATCACCACCATCACCATCAGCAAATGCAACCAGAAGAAATATCCGCCATGGTTAACCGATGTCACCCATCGCTCATAAGTGACTACCATTCCTCGATGCATCACTTGAAGCAGGAACCCACTGGCTACACTCCTTCAAATCATCCGTTCTCGATTAATCGCCTATTACCGACGGAGTCGAAGGCGGATATTAAGATGTACGATATGAGCCAATATGCCGCTAGTTACAACGCTCTCAGTCCCCTCACAAACTCACACGCTGCCTTGGGTCAAGATTCCTACTACCAAAGTTTAGGTTATCATGGGCCAACAGGAACTACCAGCTTGTGA